The genome window TTGTTTCACAGAACGAGACGCGTTTAAAACCTTGAGTTGACACACGTAAGGACTACACGTTAGAAACTGGAAACGCGTGGTTCTTGCGGTGCCTTTTTTACACACTCGCCTGACTTTGTTTATTTGGCTTCATCCTTTTCCGGAATGCGGGAGAGAGCGGGCAACAGATGATCCGGTAAGGTCTGAGGAAGCTGGTCAGCCAGAGACATCCCAGCCGTATTGAAAAAGCGATGAGTCTGAGGTAGCTCCTGTGTTTTGCTGCGGGTGTTTTTAGATCctatggcagaaaaaaaaaaaggaaattatataAGCACAAAGCTTTTTAATCAAGCAGCTGATTCATGCTCACATACTTGCTTGACATGAGGTGGATGCTCTCTTTTCCTTTGTCTTTTCATGCGATTGAGGACCTGACATCTCTGAGACGGCTGTTTTCAACTATGGATAGAGCAGAGGATGTAACTATATTTAAAccacactaaaaaaaacacgtttaagATTTTTATGCTATGTTTTTATGCTATCGAGGACAAAGGGATTGTACTCCCACAGACAAAAACTCTGCCACGGTTTACTGATTAGCACAGTTTATACTTAACCACGATTAATCACTGCGCTCTAAAGCCGGTTAAAGACCGGACAATCACCTTAGGGTCACAGCTGCGGAGGAGGTGACCATACACGTTTTGCCGTCTCTTGGCCTCCATGAGGTTACGGCTGGACACACGTTCCTCCACTCTCCTCTGAAGGGGAAGCCAAACTCGCTCAGTCCAGCGCTTGTGTCGGAGCTCCCGCCTCCTCAGCTCTGTGACGTCTCTCTGT of Fundulus heteroclitus isolate FHET01 chromosome 15, MU-UCD_Fhet_4.1, whole genome shotgun sequence contains these proteins:
- the fam228a gene encoding protein FAM228A isoform X2, which codes for MKMIFLKTRRPSGVITVDTSFPVSLLKSEDPMADVKETTGSSGSRASGRSKSGYLWVLSGKRHPVPSLCGPRNSRKQGRLAHTSLRQLQAKMETENQQVQELLRPVLVRENGFMKELESFLTQRDVTELRRRELRHKRWTERVWLPLQRRVEERVSSRNLMEAKRRQNVYGHLLRSCDPKLKTAVSEMSGPQSHEKTKEKRASTSCQARSKNTRSKTQELPQTHRFFNTAGMSLADQLPQTLPDHLLPALSRIPEKDEAK